In Corvus hawaiiensis isolate bCorHaw1 chromosome 35, bCorHaw1.pri.cur, whole genome shotgun sequence, a genomic segment contains:
- the LOC125319072 gene encoding olfactory receptor 14J1-like: MSNSSSISPFLLLPLADMRQLQLLHFCLFLGISLAALLGNGLIISAGACGQHLHSPMFFFLLNLALTDLGSICTTVPKAMHNSLWGTRHISYTACAAHVFLIVFFLGTEDFLLTIMCYDRYVSICKALHYGTLLGSRACAHMAAAAWASAFLTALLHTANTFSLPLCQCNALGQFFCEIPHILRLSCSKSYLRELGLIAVSVCLVFGCFVFMVFSYVQISRAVLRIPSEQGRHKAFSMCLPHLAVLSLFLSTGFFAYLKPPSISSSSLDVALSVLYSVVPPALNPLIYSLRNQELRDALRKVMTRMLLRSNKLSLFCSRTFRM, from the coding sequence ATGtccaacagcagctccatcagccccttcctcctgctgccattgGCAGACATgcggcagctgcagctcctgcacttctgcctcttcctgggcatctccctggctgccctcctgGGCAACGGCCTCATCATCAGTGCCGGAGCCTGcggccagcacctgcacagccccatgttcttcttcctgctcaacCTGGCCCTCACCGACCTGGGCTCCATCTgcaccactgtccccaaggccaTGCACAATTCCCTCTGGGGTACCAGGCACATCTCCTACACAGCATGTGCTGCTCACGTGTTTCTGATTGTCTTCTTCCTTGGAACAGAGGATTTCCTCCTCACCATCATGTGCTACGACCGCTACGTGTCCATCTGCAAAGCCCTGCACTACGGgaccctcctgggcagcagagcttgtgcccacatggcagcagctgcctgggccagtgcctttctcactgctctgctgcacacggccaatacattttccctgcccctgtgccagTGCAATGCCCTGGGCcagttcttctgtgaaatcccACACATCCTCAGGCTCTCCTGCTCCAAATCCTACCTCAGGGAACTTGGGCTCATTGCTGTCAGTGTCTGTTTGGTGTTTGGCTGTTTTGTGTTCATGGTTTTCTCCTATGTGCAGatctccagggctgtgctgaggatcCCCTCTGAGCAGGGACGGCACAAGGCCTTTTCCATGTGCCTCCCTCACCTGGCTGTGCTCTCTCTGTTCCTCAGCACTGGCTTTTTTGCCTACCTGAAGCCCCCCTCCATCTCCTCGTCATCCCTGGATGTGGCCCTGTCAGTTCTGTACTCAGTGGTGCCTCCAGCCCTGAACCCCCTCATCTACAGCCTGAGGAACCAGGAGCTCAGGGATGCCCTGAGGAAAGTGATGACTAGGATGCTTCTCAGAAGCAATAAACTCTCTCTTTTCTGCTCCAGAACCTTCAGAATGTAA